From Xenopus laevis strain J_2021 chromosome 7L, Xenopus_laevis_v10.1, whole genome shotgun sequence, one genomic window encodes:
- the LOC108695947 gene encoding sialic acid-binding Ig-like lectin 10 isoform X2 yields the protein MRMWYSGFRFLWQYHPVLLFLLWEGRNCQRQTEALPGFKIEAPAEVTVQRGLCVLIPCNFIVGPRFTLTKDAIGIWYKGYNGHPNGPVAASNDSSQFPDTTNGRFIFTGKVSAGDCSFSISDAQPGDATQYWFRLEDRSPLSYSYFGIKPSVSVTDLKEPDISPNNDLIAGEEVTVTCTAPTHCPGLSPTFTWEGSVNTENTQNNTLRHQDGTVTYWSNITFTPSLSDHNSSLTCTVTYKHGSAKKSITLNVIWFKIEAPAEVTVQRGLCVLIPCNFTVGPGYNLTKDAIGIWYKGYNGYPNGPVAASTDSSQFPDTTNGRFIFTGKVSAGDCSFSISDAQPGDTDQYQFRLVDRDNLRFTFLNIQPTVFVTDPKETCLDSKVIPAMVAGNIFILALMGLGGFWYLKRTRKMSEKGETREGSKPKAEESTYETMKTQSQDTYSTLNLPTISKTH from the exons ATGAGGATGTGGTACAGTGGGTTCAGGTTCCTTTGGCAGTACCACCCAGTTCTACTCTTTCTGCTGTGGGAGG GCAGGAATTGTCAGCGACAGACAGAGGCTCTACCAGGGTTTAAAATTGAGGCACCAGCAGAGGTGACAGTGCAGAGGGGACTCTGTGTGCTCATCCCCTGTAACTTTATTGTTGGTCCTCGTTTTACCTTAACCAAAGATGCCATTGGAATCTGGTATAAAGGATATAATGGACATCCAAATGGTCCAGTTGCAGCTTCTAATGACTCCTCTCAGTTCCCTGATACAACAAACGGGCGCTTTATATTCACTGGGAAAGTGAGTGCAGGAGACTGTTCCTTCTCTATCAGTGATGCACAACCAGGAGATGCTACACAGTACTGGTTCAGACTTGAGGATAGAAGTCCTTTAAGCTATAGCTACTTTGGTATCAAACCATCTGTATCTGTGACAG ATCTAAAAGAACCTGATATATCTCCAAACAATGATCTGATCGCTGGTGAAGAAGTGACTGTGACTTGCACGGCTCCTACACACTGTCCTGGACTCTCTCCAACCTTCACATGGGAAGGAAGtgtaaatacagaaaatacacaGAATAATACATTGAGGCACCAAGATGGGACTGTCACCTACTGGTCAAATATCACTTTCACTCCATCACTGAGTGACCATAATTCCTCCTTAACCTGCACTGTGACTTATAAACATGGGTCTGCTAAGAAAAGCATCACCTTGAATGTTATAT GGTTTAAAATTGAGGCACCAGCAGAGGTGACAGTGCAGAGGGGACTCTGTGTGCTCATCCCCTGTAACTTTACTGTTGGTCCTGgttataacttaaccaaagatGCCATTGGAATCTGGTATAAAGGATATAATGGATATCCAAATGGCCCAGTTGCAGCTTCTACTGACTCCTCTCAGTTCCCTGATACAACAAACGGGCGCTTTATATTCACTGGGAAAGTGAGTGCAGGAGACTGTTCCTTCTCTATCAGTGATGCACAACCAGGAGACACTGACCAGTACCAGTTCAGACTTGTGGATAGAGATAATCTAAGATTCACCTTCCTAAATATCCAACCAACTGTATTTGTGACAG ATCCCAAGGAAACGTGTTTGGATTCCAAAGTGATTCCTGCAATGGTGGCtggaaatattttcattttagctcTGATGGGCCTGGGAGGTTTTTGGTACCTGAAAAGGACCAGGAAAATGTCAGAGAAAG GTGAAACAAGAGAAGGTTCCAAGCCAAAGGCTGAAGAGTCTACATATGAG ACAATGAAGACTCAATCTCAGGATACGTACAGCACATTGAATCTGCCAACAATCAGCAAGACTCACTGA